One genomic segment of Vibrio mimicus includes these proteins:
- a CDS encoding type II toxin-antitoxin system RelB/DinJ family antitoxin produces MRTEMLSTRIDHDTKIAFTNVCDEMGLSTSQAIKLFAKAVINHGGIPFELRVPQPNEVTASAIQELVEGKGHKAESVEAMLNELTEGKVKHV; encoded by the coding sequence ATGAGAACAGAAATGCTGAGCACGCGCATTGACCACGACACGAAAATTGCGTTCACAAACGTCTGCGATGAGATGGGTCTAAGTACATCACAGGCCATAAAGTTATTTGCAAAAGCGGTTATTAATCATGGTGGAATCCCTTTTGAGCTGCGAGTTCCACAGCCTAATGAGGTTACTGCATCTGCAATTCAAGAGCTCGTTGAAGGAAAAGGACATAAAGCTGAATCCGTTGAAGCTATGCTGAATGAGCTTACTGAAGGCAAAGTTAAGCATGTATAA
- a CDS encoding glutathione S-transferase family protein: protein MDLSLYSAKGSNSSERVEWMLNFKGIPYERIEVSSDDLATTYRVMNPFGYVPSLLVDGLVFTESMAIAEYLEERFPTSPLLGQSLEEKTKIRSVCEYVNCSIHSPQNRTVLNFFRPDLDETSKRKVRGEWIMLCLDKLSQTICNESGFIIGRTFSLADIFVASIYKKALQHGYVESEFYNNHLIYIRKNERVAVSEPQT from the coding sequence ATGGACTTGTCACTTTATAGCGCAAAGGGTTCCAACAGCTCAGAAAGGGTTGAATGGATGCTTAATTTCAAAGGTATCCCGTACGAACGAATTGAAGTCAGCTCGGACGACCTTGCTACGACTTATCGTGTGATGAATCCATTTGGCTATGTGCCTTCGTTGTTAGTTGATGGTCTCGTATTTACTGAGTCAATGGCTATTGCTGAATACCTCGAAGAGCGATTTCCAACGAGTCCATTGCTAGGTCAAAGTCTTGAGGAAAAAACAAAAATCCGCTCAGTTTGTGAATACGTGAACTGCAGTATTCATTCACCTCAAAACCGAACTGTGCTTAACTTTTTTAGGCCCGACCTAGATGAAACATCCAAACGGAAGGTTCGGGGAGAGTGGATTATGCTGTGTCTTGATAAGTTAAGTCAGACGATTTGTAATGAATCAGGTTTTATTATTGGTCGGACTTTTAGTCTTGCGGATATTTTTGTAGCGTCAATTTACAAGAAAGCTCTCCAGCATGGTTATGTTGAAAGTGAGTTTTATAATAACCATCTGATCTACATTAGAAAAAATGAAAGAGTAGCCGTTTCAGAACCACAAACATAA
- a CDS encoding lysozyme inhibitor LprI family protein codes for MKKWLLVMLASFSSVVSAENESLDCKNAMNTLEINQCASMALDSAQAELTKYLEASFEHNANDSNLISAIQVAQKDWQSYMSSHCNSVYTQWRDGSIRGVLAISCKTQLTRQRTHEIWKNFLTYMDSTAPVLPEPSME; via the coding sequence ATGAAAAAGTGGCTGCTAGTTATGCTTGCAAGTTTTTCTAGTGTTGTAAGTGCTGAAAACGAGTCTCTTGATTGTAAGAATGCGATGAATACACTTGAGATTAATCAGTGTGCAAGTATGGCTTTAGATTCAGCTCAAGCGGAACTAACAAAATATCTTGAAGCGAGTTTTGAGCATAATGCGAATGATTCTAATTTGATCAGTGCAATCCAAGTGGCTCAGAAAGATTGGCAAAGTTACATGTCTTCTCATTGCAATTCGGTATATACACAATGGCGGGATGGTTCAATTCGTGGTGTTTTGGCGATATCTTGCAAAACGCAGTTAACGAGACAGAGAACACATGAAATCTGGAAGAATTTCTTAACCTATATGGATAGCACGGCGCCGGTTTTGCCAGAGCCCAGTATGGAATGA
- a CDS encoding DUF645 family protein: protein MIVVILLSLSRTLNRGQLNLERCKFWQLTSQLLALDVCLRDAFA from the coding sequence ATCATCGTTGTGATCTTGCTTTCTTTGTCCCGGACTCTTAACCGTGGCCAACTTAACCTTGAACGCTGCAAGTTTTGGCAGCTCACTTCACAGCTTTTGGCGTTGGACGTGTGTTTGAGAGATGCTTTTGCGTAA